In one Hydrogenimonas thermophila genomic region, the following are encoded:
- the tsf gene encoding translation elongation factor Ts, translating into MAVTAAMVKELRQMTNAGMMDCKKALTETNGDMDAAVEWLRKKGLSSAAKKAGRIASEGAISIEISEDSRKGTIAEINSETDFVAQNDNFKALVKKATRHIHCSTATTVEDLLETEIDGTRFEEFLKGEIAKIGENIVTRRFVTVNAGENGVVEGYIHGNGKVGVLVAAKCDSDKTCEAVRPTLKNIAMHIAAMNPAYLDEEAVPAEVIEKEKEIAIEQLKKEGKPENIWDKILPGKIKRFLKDNTLVNQPFVMDDKKTVGEVLNAAAKEAGGTAKIVEFIRFELGEGIEKKEEDFAAEVAAQMGK; encoded by the coding sequence ATGGCAGTAACTGCAGCAATGGTAAAAGAACTCCGCCAAATGACAAATGCGGGGATGATGGATTGTAAGAAAGCTCTTACTGAAACAAATGGTGATATGGATGCTGCTGTTGAGTGGCTTCGTAAAAAAGGTCTTTCAAGTGCAGCTAAAAAAGCTGGACGAATTGCAAGTGAAGGTGCTATTAGCATTGAAATCAGTGAAGATTCTCGCAAAGGTACTATTGCAGAGATCAACTCTGAAACAGACTTTGTTGCTCAAAACGATAACTTTAAAGCACTTGTAAAAAAAGCTACTCGCCACATTCACTGTTCAACTGCTACAACAGTTGAAGATCTTCTTGAGACAGAGATTGATGGAACTAGATTTGAAGAGTTCCTTAAAGGTGAGATTGCAAAAATTGGTGAAAACATCGTTACTCGCCGCTTTGTAACTGTTAATGCAGGTGAAAATGGTGTGGTAGAGGGTTATATTCACGGAAATGGAAAAGTTGGGGTTTTAGTTGCTGCAAAATGTGACAGTGACAAAACTTGTGAAGCTGTTCGCCCTACACTTAAAAATATTGCAATGCACATTGCTGCAATGAACCCTGCATATCTTGATGAAGAAGCTGTTCCTGCTGAAGTGATCGAAAAAGAGAAAGAGATCGCTATTGAACAACTTAAAAAAGAGGGTAAGCCTGAGAATATCTGGGATAAAATCCTTCCTGGTAAGATCAAGCGTTTCTTAAAAGATAACACTCTTGTAAACCAGCCATTTGTTATGGATGACAAGAAAACAGTTGGTGAAGTTCTAAATGCAGCTGCAAAAGAGGCTGGTGGAACTGCTAAAATTGTTGAATTCATCCGCTTTGAGCTTGGTGAAGGTATTGAAAAGAAAGAGGAAGATTTCGCAGCAGAAGTTGCGGCACAAATGGGCAAATAA
- a CDS encoding ABC transporter ATP-binding protein has translation MSLSSLSESPSSGGLELLKAKNLSHSFDYLLFENIDLTIKENEKVAVIGVSGSGKSTLLHILATLLKPQKGSVELFGKDLYSLSSKEQLAIRRFKIGIIFQFHYLFKGMSGAENIEIATLLSENKPDTEILHRLGIENVINQRVTELSGGQQQRVSIARVLSKKPRIIFADEPTGNLDDETAHIVMDAVFEHIKKVSGALFLVTHDERIAKSCDRVYRLENRRLEQIQ, from the coding sequence ATGTCTCTTTCATCTCTATCTGAGTCGCCATCTTCAGGCGGCTTGGAACTACTTAAGGCAAAAAATCTATCTCATTCATTTGATTATCTACTTTTTGAAAATATCGATCTTACTATCAAAGAGAATGAAAAAGTTGCTGTTATCGGTGTAAGCGGTAGTGGAAAATCTACACTTTTACATATTTTAGCAACACTTCTAAAACCGCAAAAGGGTTCAGTAGAGCTTTTTGGAAAAGATTTGTACAGTTTGAGTTCAAAAGAGCAGCTAGCAATTAGACGCTTCAAAATAGGTATAATTTTTCAGTTTCACTATCTTTTTAAAGGAATGAGTGGGGCGGAAAATATTGAGATAGCGACTCTTTTGAGCGAAAATAAGCCTGATACTGAGATTTTACATCGTTTAGGCATTGAAAATGTAATTAACCAAAGGGTTACAGAACTTTCAGGCGGTCAACAGCAAAGAGTTTCAATAGCCCGTGTTCTTTCAAAAAAACCGAGAATCATCTTTGCAGATGAGCCTACCGGAAATTTGGATGATGAGACTGCACACATAGTTATGGATGCAGTTTTTGAACATATTAAAAAAGTTTCAGGCGCTCTATTTCTTGTAACTCATGATGAGCGAATAGCAAAAAGTTGTGATAGGGTATATCGATTGGAAAATAGAAGATTGGAGCAGATACAGTGA
- the bcp gene encoding thioredoxin-dependent thiol peroxidase encodes MLEVGQKAPEFCLPNQDEVEICLRDLKGKWIVLYFYPKDLTPGCTTEACEFTEAEPEFEGLDAVILGVSPDSPEKHRKFIEKKELKITLLSDESKEVLKAYGAWGLKKMYGKEYEGVIRSTFIIDPEGNIAATWYKVRVKGHVKAVKEKLSGMQI; translated from the coding sequence ATGTTAGAAGTTGGACAAAAAGCACCTGAGTTTTGTTTACCAAATCAGGATGAAGTTGAAATTTGCTTGAGAGATCTTAAAGGAAAGTGGATAGTACTCTATTTTTATCCTAAAGATTTAACACCTGGGTGTACAACAGAAGCGTGTGAATTTACAGAAGCTGAACCAGAGTTTGAAGGTTTAGATGCGGTAATTTTAGGTGTAAGTCCTGATTCACCTGAAAAACATCGTAAATTTATAGAGAAAAAAGAGCTTAAAATTACACTTCTTAGTGATGAGAGCAAAGAGGTGTTAAAAGCTTACGGAGCTTGGGGTTTGAAAAAGATGTATGGCAAAGAGTATGAAGGTGTTATTCGATCTACATTCATCATAGACCCTGAAGGCAACATTGCTGCTACGTGGTACAAGGTTAGAGTAAAAGGGCATGTTAAGGCTGTAAAAGAGAAACTAAGTGGAATGCAGATATAA
- the fliR gene encoding flagellar biosynthetic protein FliR, with amino-acid sequence MSWYSLLHPDHIYTFLLLFVRLSTLFVFLPFYNHMSVPTQIKAAFAFYLAIVLYPVVPVTPEPPTASAFFAAILSEVIMGLLAGLAMNIVFGIISYAGEQISFVMGFSMASVIDPQTQVQSPLVGQFLLLMATVVMLSFNGHYMMLMWMVDAIRTAPLGDIVMNHSMFDYLMNAMSGLFMFGFSIAFPIIALSLLSDVIFGMLMKTMPQFNLLVVGFPIKIFLSMSVWIAIFGSIMILFKTHFLNAIDVLMRWIS; translated from the coding sequence GTGAGCTGGTACAGCTTACTTCATCCTGATCATATTTATACTTTTCTTCTTCTTTTTGTAAGACTCTCCACGTTATTTGTATTTTTACCATTTTACAATCATATGTCAGTCCCGACACAGATTAAAGCGGCATTTGCATTCTATTTGGCTATTGTTTTATATCCGGTAGTACCTGTTACACCAGAGCCTCCTACTGCTTCAGCATTTTTTGCTGCAATACTTTCTGAAGTAATTATGGGACTTTTGGCTGGTTTGGCTATGAATATTGTTTTTGGCATCATATCATATGCAGGTGAACAGATATCATTTGTAATGGGTTTTTCTATGGCAAGTGTCATTGACCCACAAACACAGGTGCAATCTCCTTTGGTAGGTCAGTTTTTGCTATTGATGGCTACAGTTGTAATGCTTAGTTTTAACGGTCATTATATGATGCTGATGTGGATGGTTGATGCAATTAGAACAGCCCCTTTAGGTGATATTGTTATGAACCATTCAATGTTTGATTACCTTATGAATGCAATGAGTGGATTGTTTATGTTTGGTTTTTCTATAGCTTTTCCAATAATTGCTCTTTCATTGCTTTCAGATGTTATTTTTGGAATGTTGATGAAAACAATGCCGCAATTTAACTTGCTTGTAGTAGGTTTTCCTATCAAAATATTTTTGTCTATGAGTGTCTGGATCGCTATATTTGGATCTATTATGATACTGTTTAAAACACATTTTTTAAATGCTATAGATGTATTAATGCGTTGGATAAGCTGA
- the rpsB gene encoding 30S ribosomal protein S2, whose product MVTMKDLLECGMHFGHQTRRWNPKMKKFIFGVRKNIHIIDLQKTLRYFRYTYNIVRDAAAEGKTIMFVGTKKQARNAIVEHAQRCGMPYVQTRWLGGMLTNYQTIRKSIRKLEVIEEMEESGKMDLLTKKEALMLKRKKEKLENYLGGIRSMKKLPDMLFVVDAVKERIAIKEARRLGIPVVAPLDTNCDPDVIDYPIPGNDDAIRSIQLFCREMADAVIEGRELAAQDGEEAVEEVTEEEMAAVTEEAVAEGEAEEATEKKGE is encoded by the coding sequence ATGGTCACAATGAAAGACCTACTTGAGTGCGGTATGCACTTTGGACATCAGACACGTCGTTGGAACCCTAAGATGAAAAAATTCATCTTTGGTGTAAGAAAAAATATTCATATTATCGATTTGCAAAAGACTCTTCGATATTTCAGATATACATATAATATAGTTCGTGATGCAGCTGCTGAAGGTAAAACTATTATGTTCGTAGGAACAAAAAAGCAAGCTCGTAATGCAATTGTTGAGCATGCACAGCGCTGTGGAATGCCTTATGTTCAGACTCGCTGGTTAGGTGGTATGTTGACAAACTATCAAACTATCCGCAAATCTATTCGTAAGCTAGAAGTTATTGAAGAGATGGAAGAGTCTGGAAAAATGGACCTTCTTACTAAAAAAGAGGCATTGATGCTCAAGCGTAAAAAAGAGAAGCTTGAGAACTATCTTGGCGGTATCCGTAGTATGAAAAAACTTCCTGATATGCTTTTTGTTGTTGATGCAGTTAAAGAGCGTATTGCTATTAAAGAAGCACGCCGCCTAGGTATTCCTGTTGTTGCTCCACTAGATACTAACTGCGATCCTGATGTAATTGATTACCCAATTCCTGGTAACGACGATGCTATCAGATCTATCCAACTTTTCTGCCGTGAAATGGCTGACGCTGTTATTGAAGGTCGCGAACTTGCAGCTCAAGATGGTGAAGAGGCTGTAGAAGAGGTAACTGAAGAAGAGATGGCGGCTGTAACTGAAGAAGCAGTTGCAGAGGGTGAAGCTGAAGAAGCAACAGAGAAAAAAGGAGAGTAA